The proteins below come from a single Polymorphobacter fuscus genomic window:
- a CDS encoding Ppx/GppA phosphatase family protein has product MSAYADSAGSMRPGTGQERGVPTALARGPRYRRGRSYGALDLGTNNCRLLIAQPGPQGFVIIDAYSRVVRLGEGLMESGRLSDAAMDRTVAALAACADKLARRDVRLTRNVATEACRRAANGVRFVERVYAETGIALDVISAAEEARLAVLGCQTLIDPAGPPALVFDIGGGSSELMLVSPEAGEGGQPAILDWISLPWGVVSLAETEPQWPRAEDRAAAYARMLGRVTPLLDRFAARLAARQVADVQLLGTSGTITTLASVELGLPGYDRRRVDGCRVGTESMTQLCRSIAARSVEERSRIACVGADRAELIVAGCAILDAILMRWPGGEVRVADRGIREGILRSLMARDGVWTATS; this is encoded by the coding sequence ATGTCGGCATACGCCGATTCCGCCGGGTCGATGCGGCCCGGCACCGGTCAGGAGCGTGGGGTCCCCACGGCCCTGGCACGCGGCCCGCGCTATCGGCGGGGTCGAAGCTATGGCGCGCTCGACCTTGGCACCAACAATTGCCGGCTGCTGATTGCCCAGCCCGGGCCACAGGGTTTCGTCATCATCGATGCCTATTCGCGCGTCGTGCGCCTGGGAGAAGGCTTGATGGAATCGGGTCGGCTTTCCGATGCGGCCATGGACCGGACGGTGGCGGCATTGGCGGCGTGCGCCGACAAGTTGGCGCGGCGGGATGTGCGGTTGACGCGCAACGTGGCGACAGAGGCGTGCCGGCGCGCGGCCAATGGAGTCCGCTTCGTCGAGCGCGTCTACGCCGAAACCGGCATTGCACTCGACGTGATCAGCGCCGCCGAGGAAGCGCGCCTGGCGGTCCTCGGCTGCCAGACGCTGATCGATCCGGCCGGGCCGCCCGCGCTGGTGTTCGACATCGGCGGCGGATCGAGCGAATTGATGCTGGTGTCGCCCGAGGCCGGAGAGGGCGGGCAGCCGGCAATCCTCGACTGGATCAGCCTGCCCTGGGGGGTCGTCAGCCTTGCCGAAACCGAACCGCAATGGCCGCGTGCCGAAGATCGCGCCGCTGCCTATGCCCGAATGCTGGGCCGGGTGACGCCCTTGCTCGACCGCTTTGCTGCCCGGCTGGCGGCGCGGCAGGTTGCGGACGTGCAACTGCTTGGCACCTCGGGGACGATCACCACGCTGGCGAGTGTGGAACTGGGGCTTCCCGGCTATGACCGGCGGCGCGTCGACGGCTGCCGTGTGGGGACAGAATCGATGACGCAACTTTGCCGGTCGATCGCGGCGCGGAGCGTGGAGGAGCGGTCGCGGATCGCCTGTGTCGGCGCCGACCGCGCCGAACTGATCGTGGCGGGGTGCGCGATTCTCGATGCCATTCTGATGCGTTGGCCGGGCGGGGAGGTGCGCGTTGCCGATCGTGGCATTCGCGAGGGTATTTTGCGCAGCCTGATGGCGCGCGACGGCGTCTGGACCGCAACATCATGA
- a CDS encoding long-chain-fatty-acid--CoA ligase — MLGTMQDWPLLVWKLIDHAATNHGDREVISLTCEGGVHRSNWRTVHGRARQVAEALRRMGIVPGDRVATLAWNTYRHVEGWYGISGMGGVAHTINPRLFDDQIVYIANHAEDRILFFDLTFVKLVERLAPRLTSIEHFVLMTDRSHMPADSTLDLLCYEELIAAEDPAMAWTPVPETAAAGLCYTSGTTGNPKGVQYSHRSNVLHAMAACMTDTFGLGAASVVCPIAPMYHANAWSIPYTAAAAGAKLVMGGPHFDAPTLQKLIVDEDVDVALAVPTIWLGMLQHLEKAGGGLGKLKRTAIGGSAVPRSMIEAFDTLHGVHVMQLWGMTEMSPLGTVGTASPEVLAMPYEQQIDYRVKQGRGLFGVEMKVVDEDGAEIPRNGTDFGRLMVRGPWIVGSYFKGDGGQVLDADGWFDTGDVATLDALGYMHIVDRSKDVIKSGGEWISSIDLENAAVGAPGVAEAAVIGIAHPKWDERPLLLVRQKEGATVSKEAVLAYLDGKIAKWWMPDDVLIVEDLPHTATGKLLKTELRERYKDYRLPTA; from the coding sequence ATGTTGGGCACGATGCAGGATTGGCCGCTGCTGGTCTGGAAGCTGATCGACCACGCGGCGACCAACCATGGCGACCGCGAGGTCATCAGCCTGACGTGTGAAGGCGGGGTGCATCGCAGCAACTGGCGCACCGTCCATGGTCGCGCCCGGCAGGTGGCCGAGGCATTGCGGCGGATGGGGATTGTTCCAGGTGACCGCGTCGCGACATTGGCGTGGAACACCTATCGACATGTCGAAGGCTGGTACGGCATTTCGGGAATGGGGGGCGTTGCCCATACGATCAACCCCCGCCTGTTCGACGACCAGATTGTCTATATCGCCAACCATGCCGAAGACCGGATCCTGTTTTTCGACCTGACCTTCGTCAAGCTGGTCGAGCGGCTGGCGCCGCGGTTGACCAGCATCGAACATTTCGTGCTGATGACCGACCGCAGCCATATGCCGGCGGATTCCACGCTCGACCTTCTTTGCTACGAGGAGCTGATCGCCGCCGAAGACCCGGCGATGGCATGGACGCCGGTGCCGGAAACCGCCGCAGCCGGACTTTGCTATACCAGTGGCACCACCGGCAACCCCAAGGGGGTCCAGTATAGCCACCGCTCGAACGTCCTTCATGCGATGGCGGCGTGCATGACCGATACGTTCGGGCTGGGCGCCGCATCGGTGGTCTGTCCCATCGCACCGATGTACCATGCCAACGCATGGAGCATACCCTATACCGCCGCCGCCGCCGGCGCGAAGCTGGTGATGGGCGGCCCGCATTTCGACGCGCCGACCTTGCAGAAGCTGATTGTCGATGAAGATGTCGATGTCGCACTTGCTGTGCCGACGATCTGGCTCGGCATGTTGCAGCATCTGGAAAAGGCCGGCGGTGGGCTCGGCAAGCTGAAGCGCACCGCGATCGGGGGTTCGGCGGTGCCGCGCAGCATGATCGAGGCGTTCGACACCCTTCACGGCGTCCATGTCATGCAGCTGTGGGGCATGACCGAAATGTCGCCGCTCGGTACGGTCGGCACAGCATCGCCCGAAGTCCTGGCAATGCCTTACGAGCAGCAGATCGACTATCGTGTGAAGCAGGGCCGGGGGCTTTTCGGGGTCGAGATGAAGGTCGTCGATGAAGACGGCGCCGAGATCCCGCGCAACGGCACCGATTTCGGTCGGTTGATGGTGCGCGGTCCCTGGATCGTCGGCAGCTATTTCAAGGGCGACGGCGGCCAGGTGCTCGATGCCGATGGCTGGTTCGATACGGGCGATGTCGCGACGCTGGATGCCCTCGGTTACATGCACATCGTCGATCGGTCGAAGGATGTGATCAAGTCGGGCGGCGAATGGATCAGCTCGATCGATCTTGAAAACGCCGCTGTTGGCGCGCCCGGCGTCGCCGAGGCGGCGGTGATCGGTATCGCCCATCCGAAATGGGACGAGCGGCCGCTCCTGCTGGTGCGCCAGAAAGAGGGTGCGACTGTCTCCAAGGAAGCCGTGCTGGCCTATCTCGACGGCAAGATCGCCAAATGGTGGATGCCCGACGATGTGCTGATCGTGGAAGATCTGCCGCATACGGCCACGGGCAAGCTGCTCAAGACCGAACTTCGGGAGCGCTACAAGGATTACCGGCTTCCAACCGCGTGA
- a CDS encoding CDP-alcohol phosphatidyltransferase family protein, with protein MRGIPLRALIPNAVTVLALCFGLTGVRFGIAGEWEKAVASIIVAGVLDGIDGRIARLLKGATRFGAELDSLSDVTAFGVAPALIVYLWSLQYLPGIGWVIALSHAVTCALRLARFNAQIDAAPQPHKRAGFLTGVPAPVAAGLTLSPLFLTFWLEPALLGDPRVRATLVSLVVLPVAFLMVSSLPTFSFGSLRLRPSQRLPALVAVGLFAGALFSAPWMTLTLSCIAYAATIPFAVRSYARLQQREAATLSA; from the coding sequence GTGCGCGGGATACCGCTTCGCGCCCTGATCCCGAATGCGGTCACGGTGCTGGCGTTGTGCTTCGGACTGACCGGCGTCCGTTTCGGTATTGCCGGGGAATGGGAAAAGGCGGTGGCGTCGATCATCGTCGCCGGTGTTCTTGATGGCATCGACGGACGGATCGCGCGCTTGCTGAAGGGCGCGACGCGGTTTGGCGCGGAACTCGACTCGCTGTCCGATGTCACCGCCTTCGGGGTGGCGCCGGCGCTGATCGTCTATCTCTGGTCCTTGCAATATCTGCCCGGGATCGGCTGGGTGATCGCTCTGTCGCACGCCGTCACCTGCGCGCTGCGACTTGCGCGCTTCAACGCGCAGATCGATGCGGCGCCGCAGCCGCACAAGCGCGCCGGGTTTCTGACCGGCGTGCCGGCGCCGGTTGCTGCCGGACTGACGCTCAGTCCCTTGTTCCTGACCTTCTGGCTGGAGCCAGCGCTGCTCGGCGATCCGCGCGTGCGCGCAACGCTGGTCAGCCTGGTCGTGCTGCCGGTGGCGTTTCTGATGGTGTCCAGCCTGCCGACCTTCAGCTTCGGGTCGCTGCGGCTGCGACCGTCGCAACGTCTGCCGGCGCTGGTCGCGGTCGGGTTGTTCGCCGGTGCGCTGTTTTCAGCGCCGTGGATGACGCTGACGCTGAGCTGCATCGCCTATGCCGCCACCATTCCGTTCGCAGTGCGCAGCTACGCCCGGTTGCAGCAGCGCGAAGCCGCGACGCTGTCCGCGTAA
- a CDS encoding phosphatidylserine decarboxylase, whose translation MTSELPTEMETVPDRPLAIVPGESARYKLPSMHPEGRKFVGIAAAAVLVTGFIFHWEAVAWLLAGLTIWVAAFFRDPIRVTPVDPGLIISPADGLVSLITSVEPPRQLAGEGGLSAGPCTRISVFMNVFDVHVNRSPIAGTLTRIVYVPGKFLNADLDKASDDNERQYFIVESADGTRVAFTQIAGLVARRIMRFVEEGTRLAIGERVGLIRFGSRVDVYLPAGYVPAVIVGQRAVAGETVLARQGSAALLGGIAQ comes from the coding sequence ATGACAAGCGAATTGCCGACCGAAATGGAAACCGTCCCCGATCGCCCGCTGGCAATCGTTCCAGGGGAATCGGCGCGTTACAAACTGCCGTCGATGCACCCGGAAGGGCGCAAGTTCGTCGGCATTGCCGCCGCGGCCGTGCTCGTCACCGGGTTCATCTTCCATTGGGAAGCCGTGGCCTGGTTGTTGGCCGGCCTGACGATCTGGGTGGCGGCGTTCTTTCGTGATCCGATTCGGGTGACGCCGGTCGACCCCGGCCTTATTATCTCGCCTGCCGACGGCCTGGTCAGCCTGATCACCAGTGTCGAGCCGCCGCGCCAGTTGGCGGGCGAGGGCGGACTGTCGGCCGGCCCGTGTACGCGGATTTCGGTGTTCATGAATGTCTTCGATGTCCATGTGAATCGGTCACCGATCGCCGGCACTTTGACACGCATTGTCTATGTACCGGGCAAGTTCCTGAACGCGGATCTCGACAAGGCCAGCGACGACAATGAACGGCAATATTTCATAGTCGAGAGCGCCGACGGCACGCGTGTGGCCTTCACCCAGATCGCCGGGCTGGTGGCGCGGCGGATCATGCGCTTTGTCGAGGAAGGCACGCGGCTGGCGATTGGCGAGCGGGTCGGGCTGATCCGGTTCGGCAGCCGGGTCGATGTCTATCTGCCAGCTGGTTATGTGCCTGCGGTCATCGTGGGTCAGCGCGCCGTGGCTGGCGAAACCGTGCTTGCCAGGCAGGGCAGCGCAGCGCTGCTCGGCGGCATAGCCCAGTGA
- a CDS encoding TIGR00730 family Rossman fold protein has product MIRSLLVFCGSRSGHDPAHAALAEALGTLLATHGVTLVYGGGGVGLMGVMARAALGAGGRVVGVIPQSLMTVEIAQPGLAELHVTETLHARKALMHMHADAILALPGSIGTLDELFESMTWRELGIHDKPIWLMGDNGYWAPLLALMRHLTAEGFAPAHLDRLAVPLPDLAALAALLPPRNRTPSTGNS; this is encoded by the coding sequence ATGATACGTTCGCTTCTGGTTTTCTGTGGGTCGCGATCCGGCCATGATCCTGCCCATGCGGCGCTGGCCGAAGCACTCGGCACCCTGCTTGCGACACATGGCGTCACGCTCGTCTACGGCGGTGGCGGTGTCGGCCTGATGGGCGTCATGGCGCGTGCAGCGCTCGGCGCGGGTGGCCGTGTTGTCGGGGTGATTCCGCAAAGCCTGATGACGGTGGAAATCGCGCAGCCAGGGCTTGCAGAATTGCACGTCACCGAAACACTCCATGCCCGCAAGGCGCTGATGCATATGCACGCGGACGCAATCTTGGCGCTGCCGGGCAGCATCGGAACCCTCGACGAGCTGTTCGAATCGATGACCTGGCGCGAATTGGGTATCCATGACAAGCCGATCTGGCTGATGGGCGACAACGGCTATTGGGCGCCACTGCTGGCACTGATGCGCCATCTGACCGCCGAGGGTTTTGCGCCGGCACACCTTGACCGGCTGGCGGTGCCGCTGCCCGATCTGGCGGCCCTCGCCGCACTGCTGCCGCCGCGAAATCGCACGCCGTCAACCGGCAATTCTTGA
- a CDS encoding NADP-dependent isocitrate dehydrogenase, protein MAKIKVENPVVELDGDEMTRIIWQWIREQLILPYLDIDLMYFDLGIENRDDTDDKVTVQSANAIREFGVGVKCATITPDEARVKEFGLKRMWKSPNGTIRNILGGVVFREPIVIKSVPRLIPGWTDPIVIGRHAFGDQYRATDFLVPGPGKLMMKWVSQDGEETIEHEVFDYPSAGVAMGMYNLDDSIRDFARACLNYGLARQWPVYLSTKNTILKAYDGRFKDLFEEVYVNDFKAQYRKAGIVYEHRLIDDLVASALKWSGKFVWACKNYDGDVQSDMVAQGFGSLGLMTSILMTPDGRTVEAEAAHGTVTRHYRMHQEGKPTSTNPIASIFAWTGGLKHRGKLDGTPKVTEFAETLERICIETVESGAMTKDLALLIGPDQAWMTTEKFFEAVRSNLDRAISAG, encoded by the coding sequence ATGGCAAAGATCAAGGTCGAAAATCCCGTCGTCGAGCTCGATGGCGACGAGATGACGCGGATCATCTGGCAATGGATCCGCGAGCAGTTGATCCTGCCCTATCTCGATATCGACCTGATGTATTTTGATCTCGGCATCGAGAACCGCGACGACACCGATGACAAGGTCACGGTGCAATCGGCCAATGCCATTCGCGAATTCGGCGTCGGCGTGAAATGCGCGACCATCACGCCCGACGAAGCCCGGGTGAAGGAATTCGGACTGAAGCGCATGTGGAAGTCGCCGAACGGCACCATCCGCAACATCCTGGGCGGCGTCGTCTTCCGCGAGCCCATCGTCATCAAGTCGGTGCCCCGCCTCATCCCCGGCTGGACCGATCCCATCGTCATCGGTCGCCACGCCTTTGGCGACCAGTATCGCGCCACCGATTTTCTCGTCCCCGGCCCCGGCAAGCTGATGATGAAATGGGTCAGCCAGGATGGCGAGGAGACCATCGAGCACGAAGTGTTCGATTATCCGTCCGCGGGCGTCGCCATGGGCATGTACAACCTTGATGACTCGATCCGCGACTTCGCCCGTGCCTGCCTCAACTATGGCCTGGCGCGGCAGTGGCCCGTGTATCTGTCGACCAAGAACACCATCCTCAAGGCCTATGACGGCCGCTTCAAGGATCTGTTCGAGGAAGTCTATGTCAACGATTTCAAGGCACAATACCGCAAGGCCGGCATCGTGTACGAACATCGCCTGATCGATGACCTCGTCGCTTCGGCGCTCAAATGGTCGGGCAAGTTCGTCTGGGCCTGCAAGAATTATGATGGCGATGTGCAGTCGGACATGGTCGCGCAAGGCTTTGGTTCGCTGGGCCTGATGACCTCCATCCTCATGACCCCCGATGGCCGCACGGTGGAGGCCGAAGCGGCCCATGGCACCGTTACGCGTCACTACCGCATGCACCAGGAAGGCAAGCCGACCAGCACCAACCCGATCGCGTCGATCTTTGCATGGACCGGCGGGCTGAAGCATCGCGGCAAGCTCGATGGCACGCCAAAGGTCACCGAATTCGCCGAAACGCTGGAACGGATTTGCATCGAAACCGTCGAATCCGGTGCGATGACTAAGGATCTGGCACTGTTGATCGGGCCGGACCAAGCGTGGATGACGACCGAGAAATTCTTCGAGGCGGTGCGCTCCAATCTCGATCGGGCGATTTCGGCCGGCTGA
- a CDS encoding cation:proton antiporter has protein sequence MSLPIESSAFKDIVIVLGAAGLVIPAFAALRISPVVGFILIGIGVGPFGLGALAEHIPLLGAFSISDAEVLAAPAEIGICLLLFALGLELSVDRLRTMRKLVFGVGTAQIVACAAALMLAMLPLGLGAGVTAAFAIALTMSSTAVGLQMLSASGRMGTQAGRTSFGILLAQDIAIAPILLLITAGSARGGFFPSLGMGLLAIAGIMLAGRLVVPTLFLQAARTRRPELFLAASLVVLIGSAAAATSVGISPAIGALIAGAMLAETDYRRQIEAAIAPFQGLLLGVFLIWVGMQLDLAAVVADPLLVIGGVIAVCVVKGLTMFAVLRRFGRGAGVSAHVAALLAAPSETSLILLGTASAIGLTGGQPAQTALLITGLALALAPLLGILGQRLEAHLGHAPSPERHDEIPVPGRTIIIGFGRVGQLVAAMLDAHGKPYLAVDSDPDEVARLRLEGRSVVYGDARRPELLSQLGLESARAVVLTIDAAQSLETLVRLIRERYPDLSVVVRARDADHASQLYNLGASEAVPETVESSLQLAEAVLVDLGVAMGPVIASIHEKRAELRERIQAGANQRIRPTLRSRARSALPREET, from the coding sequence ATGTCGTTGCCGATTGAATCTTCGGCGTTCAAGGACATCGTCATTGTCCTTGGCGCCGCCGGGCTGGTCATTCCGGCCTTTGCAGCGTTGCGCATTTCGCCCGTCGTCGGGTTCATCCTTATCGGCATCGGCGTCGGGCCGTTCGGTCTCGGCGCGCTCGCAGAGCATATTCCGCTGCTTGGCGCCTTCAGTATTTCCGATGCGGAGGTCCTGGCAGCACCGGCCGAAATCGGCATCTGCCTACTGCTGTTCGCACTCGGGCTCGAATTGTCGGTCGACCGGCTCCGAACCATGCGAAAGCTCGTGTTCGGCGTCGGGACAGCCCAGATTGTCGCCTGCGCTGCCGCGTTGATGCTCGCCATGCTGCCCCTGGGGCTCGGCGCCGGAGTTACCGCGGCCTTTGCGATTGCGTTGACCATGTCCTCGACAGCCGTCGGGCTTCAGATGCTCAGCGCAAGCGGCCGCATGGGCACGCAGGCCGGCCGCACATCGTTCGGCATATTGTTGGCGCAAGATATCGCCATCGCGCCGATCCTGCTGCTGATCACCGCCGGCAGTGCGCGCGGCGGCTTCTTCCCGTCACTCGGCATGGGCCTGCTTGCCATCGCCGGTATCATGCTTGCAGGGCGGCTGGTGGTGCCGACGCTGTTCCTTCAGGCCGCGCGCACGCGCCGGCCCGAACTGTTTCTCGCCGCCTCGCTTGTCGTGCTGATCGGCAGCGCTGCCGCCGCGACGAGCGTTGGCATTTCGCCCGCCATCGGCGCGCTCATCGCCGGTGCCATGCTCGCCGAAACCGATTACCGCCGCCAGATCGAAGCCGCTATCGCGCCGTTCCAGGGTCTGTTGCTCGGGGTGTTCCTGATCTGGGTGGGGATGCAACTCGACCTTGCCGCCGTCGTGGCCGACCCGCTTCTGGTCATCGGCGGCGTCATTGCGGTCTGCGTGGTGAAGGGGCTGACGATGTTCGCGGTCCTGCGTCGCTTCGGCCGCGGTGCCGGTGTTTCGGCCCATGTCGCGGCCTTGCTCGCCGCACCATCGGAAACCAGCCTCATCCTGCTCGGCACGGCATCAGCGATCGGCCTTACCGGCGGGCAGCCGGCACAGACCGCGCTGCTCATCACCGGCCTGGCGCTTGCGTTGGCGCCGCTGCTCGGTATTCTCGGGCAGCGGCTGGAAGCGCACCTTGGTCATGCGCCATCGCCCGAACGACATGACGAAATCCCGGTGCCGGGGCGGACGATCATTATCGGCTTCGGTCGCGTCGGACAGCTGGTGGCAGCGATGCTCGATGCCCATGGCAAGCCTTATCTGGCGGTGGACAGTGACCCCGATGAGGTTGCGCGGCTGCGGCTCGAAGGCAGATCCGTCGTTTACGGCGATGCTCGGCGCCCCGAACTGCTTAGCCAGCTCGGCCTTGAATCGGCGCGGGCTGTTGTCCTCACCATCGATGCCGCCCAAAGCCTCGAAACCCTCGTACGCCTCATCCGGGAGCGCTACCCCGATCTCAGCGTCGTGGTGCGCGCCCGTGATGCCGATCATGCCAGCCAACTCTACAACCTGGGTGCTAGCGAGGCGGTCCCGGAAACGGTCGAATCGAGCCTGCAGCTCGCCGAAGCCGTTCTCGTCGACCTTGGTGTCGCCATGGGGCCTGTCATCGCCTCCATTCACGAAAAGCGCGCCGAACTTCGCGAGCGGATCCAGGCCGGCGCAAACCAGCGGATCCGTCCGACGCTGCGCAGCCGCGCGCGGTCAGCGCTGCCGCGGGAGGAAACATGA
- the alaS gene encoding alanine--tRNA ligase codes for MITSNDIRRSFLDYFGRAGHRIVPSAPLVPQNDPTLMFVNAGMVPFKNVFTGLESRPYSTAVSSQKCVRAGGKHNDLDNVGYTARHHTFFEMLGNFSFGDYFKPQAIELAWTLLTKEWGIPAEKLTVTVYHTDDEAAALWKSIAGLPDERIIRIATNDNFWSMGDTGPCGPCSEIFYDHGDHIPGGPPGSPDEDGDRFVEIWNLVFMQYEQVDAATRLDLPRPSIDTGMGLERIAAVLQGVHDNYDTDTFKALIRASEERTQPAANAGQIASHRIIADHLRASGFLVADGVLPSNEGRGYVLRRIMRRAMRHAHLLGAAEPLMYRLVPALVAEMGVAFPELARAQPLIEETLKLEETRFRQTLVNGLRLLDEATAKMGPGDILPGDVAFKLYDTFGFPYDLTEDALRANGLSVDRAGFDTAMAEQKRAARAAWTGSGAKASDTVWFDIVEASGATEFTGYSSTRGQAQVVALVQGGKQVRQVEAGADVDIVTNQSPFYGESGGQAGDAGSIVGEDMEAAVRDTSKPLGKLHVHHATVTSGTITVGDTVTLTVDADKRARLRANHSATHLLHAALRHRLGGHVTQKGSLVAADRLRFDFSQPRALTPDDIAAVEAEVNAQIRGNRAVSTRLMTPDAAIAAGALALFGEKYGDEVRVLSMGGDDEAIYSTELCGGTHVNALGDIGLFKITSESAVASGVRRIEALTGEAARQYLNDQENRLRAAATAMKVRPDEVPARIEVWAEERRRLERELAEAKRALALAGPPSAGASTGPEIVGGVGFIGQVLEGLEAKNLRGLIDEAKQTLGSGVVVLVAVNDGRGSVAVGVTDDLKDMRSAVDLVRTASAVLGGQGGGGRADFAQAGGPEGSKAADAIAAVRQSLADQPITAPVAAIS; via the coding sequence ATGATCACCAGCAACGACATTCGCCGCAGCTTTCTCGACTATTTCGGCAGGGCCGGGCATCGCATTGTACCGTCGGCGCCGTTGGTGCCGCAGAACGACCCGACGCTGATGTTCGTCAACGCCGGCATGGTGCCCTTCAAGAATGTCTTCACAGGACTGGAATCACGGCCCTATTCGACCGCGGTCTCGTCCCAGAAGTGCGTCCGTGCCGGTGGCAAGCACAATGATCTGGACAATGTCGGATACACCGCCCGGCACCACACGTTCTTCGAAATGCTGGGAAATTTCAGCTTCGGCGACTATTTCAAGCCGCAGGCGATCGAACTTGCCTGGACGTTGCTGACCAAGGAATGGGGCATCCCGGCGGAAAAGCTGACCGTCACCGTCTACCACACCGATGACGAGGCGGCTGCGCTTTGGAAGAGCATCGCCGGTCTTCCCGACGAGCGCATCATCCGGATCGCAACCAACGACAATTTCTGGTCGATGGGCGATACCGGTCCGTGCGGTCCCTGTTCGGAAATTTTCTACGACCACGGTGATCATATTCCGGGCGGCCCTCCCGGCAGTCCCGACGAGGACGGGGACAGGTTCGTCGAAATCTGGAACCTGGTCTTCATGCAGTATGAGCAGGTCGACGCCGCGACGCGCCTCGATCTGCCGCGGCCGAGCATCGACACCGGCATGGGGCTCGAGCGCATCGCCGCCGTGCTGCAAGGCGTCCATGACAATTACGATACGGACACGTTCAAGGCCTTAATCCGCGCCAGCGAGGAGCGAACGCAGCCGGCAGCGAATGCGGGTCAAATTGCGTCACACCGGATCATCGCCGACCATCTGCGTGCCTCGGGTTTCCTGGTGGCCGATGGCGTGCTTCCTTCGAACGAGGGCCGTGGCTATGTCCTGCGGCGCATCATGCGGCGCGCCATGCGCCACGCGCATCTTTTGGGTGCGGCCGAGCCATTGATGTACCGGCTTGTCCCCGCGCTTGTCGCCGAAATGGGGGTCGCATTTCCCGAATTGGCGCGCGCCCAGCCGTTGATCGAGGAAACGCTGAAGCTCGAGGAGACGCGCTTTCGCCAGACATTGGTCAATGGGCTGCGATTGCTCGATGAGGCGACAGCCAAAATGGGCCCGGGCGACATTCTGCCCGGCGATGTGGCGTTCAAGCTCTACGACACGTTCGGCTTCCCTTATGACCTGACCGAGGATGCGTTGCGCGCGAACGGCCTATCGGTCGACCGCGCCGGTTTCGACACGGCGATGGCCGAACAGAAGCGCGCTGCCCGCGCCGCGTGGACGGGGAGCGGTGCCAAGGCGTCCGACACGGTCTGGTTCGATATCGTCGAGGCGTCGGGGGCGACCGAATTCACGGGCTACAGCAGCACCCGGGGCCAGGCCCAGGTCGTCGCGCTGGTCCAGGGCGGCAAGCAGGTGCGGCAGGTCGAGGCGGGCGCCGACGTCGATATCGTGACCAACCAGTCGCCTTTTTACGGTGAGTCGGGCGGGCAGGCGGGTGACGCGGGCTCGATCGTCGGCGAGGACATGGAAGCAGCGGTGCGCGATACATCGAAGCCGCTTGGAAAATTGCATGTTCATCATGCGACCGTGACCAGCGGGACGATTACGGTCGGCGATACGGTGACGCTGACGGTCGATGCCGACAAGCGCGCCCGATTGCGCGCCAACCATTCGGCGACCCATCTTTTGCATGCCGCGCTGCGCCACCGGCTCGGAGGGCATGTGACGCAGAAGGGTTCGCTTGTTGCCGCCGATCGCTTGCGCTTCGACTTCAGCCAGCCGCGGGCGTTGACGCCCGACGACATTGCCGCTGTCGAAGCGGAGGTGAACGCGCAGATTCGCGGCAACCGCGCCGTGTCCACGCGGCTGATGACGCCCGACGCGGCAATTGCAGCCGGAGCGCTGGCGCTGTTCGGCGAAAAATATGGCGACGAGGTCCGCGTGCTGAGCATGGGCGGCGACGACGAAGCCATTTATTCGACGGAACTGTGCGGAGGCACCCATGTCAACGCATTGGGCGACATCGGCCTGTTCAAGATCACATCCGAATCGGCGGTGGCAAGCGGTGTCCGTCGTATCGAAGCGCTGACGGGCGAGGCCGCGCGGCAGTATCTGAACGACCAGGAAAACCGGCTGCGTGCAGCGGCGACGGCGATGAAGGTTCGGCCTGACGAAGTGCCGGCGCGGATCGAAGTCTGGGCCGAAGAACGTCGCAGGCTTGAGCGCGAACTGGCCGAAGCCAAAAGAGCGCTGGCGCTTGCCGGCCCGCCATCGGCCGGTGCGAGCACGGGTCCGGAAATCGTCGGCGGCGTCGGCTTCATCGGCCAGGTTCTCGAAGGGCTGGAAGCAAAGAATTTGCGCGGTCTGATCGACGAGGCGAAGCAGACCCTGGGGTCGGGCGTCGTTGTTCTCGTGGCGGTGAACGACGGACGAGGGTCGGTCGCAGTCGGCGTGACCGATGATCTGAAGGACATGCGATCCGCGGTCGATCTTGTTCGCACCGCTTCGGCTGTGCTTGGCGGCCAGGGTGGTGGTGGCCGGGCAGATTTCGCCCAGGCCGGGGGGCCCGAGGGTAGCAAGGCCGCGGACGCTATTGCTGCCGTTCGCCAGTCATTGGCCGATCAGCCCATCACCGCTCCGGTCGCTGCCATTTCATGA